A region of Myxococcus stipitatus DSM 14675 DNA encodes the following proteins:
- a CDS encoding sensor histidine kinase, with product MASATGSPSRRPRPRLWMVFATVGLAGFVLTLGGLAFVRVYDNQLIRQTEMELLTQGAVITEVYRAMLAEQVGSRDYGKPRTAKWPFPIPDDQRLRPILPSLRASDEPLPSDDTPPRSLVPGEPLALDVGQRLRPVLENVRAATLAGIRVVDAGGVVVSGSGMDLMGASLANRPEVKQALHGLPTSVLRRRHSEPEDTPLASLSRDTGIRVSVALPVIQGERVWGAVVLARTPMTFTKALYSDRWNLTATGLVLLSALALMSLAAATLLGRPVRALVRQTRAIAASAPEGFEPMARPVVAELAELSESLAGMASALRDRNQYIRSFAANVSHEFKTPLASIQGAVELLRDSADAMTPEQRSRFLSNVDADAKRLTRLVQRLLELARADSMTATPASVELGPLLKALVARSDAAGLAKVDLGPVPEGLTVALPAEVMDDVLWQLITNAGQHGGADVQVSLSVETSSTGATHVVVRDTGPGISEANRARIFDAFFTTARARGGTGLGLTISQSMLRAFGASLELRPAQPPNPGAAFAVAAPPASTQRK from the coding sequence ATGGCCTCGGCTACCGGCTCGCCCTCCCGTAGGCCTCGGCCTCGGCTGTGGATGGTCTTCGCCACGGTGGGGCTCGCGGGCTTCGTGCTCACGTTGGGTGGGCTGGCCTTCGTGCGTGTCTATGACAACCAGCTCATCCGGCAGACGGAGATGGAGCTGCTCACGCAAGGCGCCGTCATCACCGAGGTCTACCGGGCCATGCTGGCCGAGCAGGTGGGCTCCCGGGACTACGGCAAGCCGCGCACCGCCAAGTGGCCCTTCCCCATCCCCGATGACCAGCGCTTGAGGCCCATCCTCCCGTCGCTGAGAGCCTCGGATGAGCCGCTGCCTTCCGATGACACCCCGCCTCGCTCGCTCGTGCCAGGCGAGCCCCTGGCGCTGGACGTGGGCCAACGGCTGCGCCCCGTGCTGGAGAACGTGCGAGCCGCCACGCTCGCGGGCATCCGGGTCGTCGACGCGGGCGGCGTGGTGGTGTCCGGCAGCGGCATGGACCTGATGGGCGCGTCGCTCGCCAACCGGCCCGAAGTGAAGCAGGCCCTCCACGGCCTGCCCACCAGTGTCCTGCGGCGCCGTCACTCCGAGCCGGAGGACACGCCCCTGGCCTCGCTGAGCCGGGACACGGGCATCCGCGTCTCGGTGGCGCTGCCCGTCATCCAGGGGGAGCGTGTCTGGGGCGCCGTGGTGCTGGCGCGCACGCCGATGACCTTCACCAAGGCGCTCTACTCGGACCGGTGGAACCTGACGGCCACGGGGCTCGTGCTGCTCAGTGCGCTGGCGTTGATGTCGCTCGCCGCCGCCACGTTGCTGGGCCGTCCCGTGCGCGCGCTCGTGCGGCAGACCCGCGCCATCGCCGCGAGCGCCCCCGAAGGCTTCGAGCCCATGGCCCGCCCCGTCGTCGCGGAGCTGGCTGAGCTGTCCGAATCCCTGGCGGGCATGGCCTCCGCGCTGAGAGACCGGAATCAATACATCCGCTCGTTCGCCGCCAATGTCTCGCATGAGTTCAAGACGCCGCTCGCCTCGATCCAGGGCGCGGTGGAGCTGCTGCGAGACAGCGCCGACGCGATGACACCCGAGCAGCGCTCGCGCTTCCTGTCCAACGTGGATGCCGACGCGAAGCGGCTCACGCGGCTGGTGCAGCGGCTGCTCGAGCTGGCTCGCGCCGACTCGATGACCGCCACCCCCGCGAGCGTGGAGCTGGGGCCGCTGCTGAAGGCGCTCGTCGCGCGGAGCGATGCGGCGGGGCTCGCGAAGGTCGACCTGGGCCCGGTGCCCGAGGGCCTCACCGTCGCCCTGCCCGCCGAGGTGATGGACGACGTCCTCTGGCAGCTCATCACCAACGCGGGTCAGCACGGCGGCGCGGACGTCCAGGTCTCGCTGTCCGTGGAGACCTCCAGCACCGGCGCCACACACGTCGTCGTGCGCGACACCGGCCCCGGAATCTCCGAGGCGAACCGGGCGCGCATCTTCGACGCCTTCTTCACCACGGCGCGCGCACGCGGCGGGACGGGACTGGGCCTCACCATCTCCCAGTCGATGCTGCGGGCCTTCGGCGCGAGCCTGGAGCTGCGCCCCGCCCAGCCGCCGAACCCGGGCGCCGCCTTCGCAGTGGCGGCGCCCCCTGCCTCGACTCAGCGGAAGTAG
- a CDS encoding vWA domain-containing protein, with translation MRGSSSGSVSANEAAIILGGKRAEPTSAELIRRSAQRGAPSGDAESSSEPSAASFKDYGVNPFVTAQEDRLSTFAVDVDTASYTLTRRILMSGSLPPREAVRVEEMLNYFRYTYPEPTPSDGPFAVHLDAAPSPFTQGRHLLRVGVQGKRLSLAERKPAHLTFLVDVSGSMQSPDRLPLAKRALRMLVDNLRDGDTVALVTYAGAVRRVLPPTGMERKALIHAAIEDLTASGSTAMGSGIALAYEEAMKTLDGTSTSRVIILSDGDANVGKTSHEEILKAIRGFVKEGITLTTVGFGMSNYKDTMMEQLANQGNGNNFYVDSLMAARRVFQEQLGGTLEVIAQDVKIQVEFDPKQVTRYRLIGYENRAIADQSFRDDRVDAGELGSGHTVTALYELELEPDAGEGLATVRVRAKKPRGTTASERAYRFHASALAKTFKAAPADLRFATAVMGAAELFRRSPHAEAWSLEAVQEMARAATPAGNAEREEFLALLAQARPLMRSVAAR, from the coding sequence ATGAGAGGGTCCTCCAGCGGGAGCGTCAGCGCCAACGAGGCAGCCATCATCCTCGGGGGGAAACGCGCGGAGCCCACTTCCGCCGAGCTCATCCGCCGCTCCGCCCAGCGCGGCGCACCCAGCGGTGATGCTGAATCCTCCTCCGAGCCCAGCGCCGCGTCCTTCAAGGACTACGGCGTGAATCCCTTCGTGACGGCACAGGAGGATCGCCTCTCCACCTTCGCGGTGGACGTGGACACCGCCTCCTACACCCTCACGCGTCGCATCCTGATGTCGGGCAGCCTCCCGCCTCGAGAGGCCGTGCGGGTGGAGGAGATGCTCAACTACTTCCGCTACACCTATCCCGAGCCCACCCCCAGCGACGGCCCGTTCGCCGTGCACCTGGATGCCGCGCCGTCCCCCTTCACGCAAGGACGCCACCTGCTGCGCGTGGGGGTCCAGGGCAAGCGGCTCAGCCTCGCCGAGCGCAAGCCCGCGCACCTCACCTTCCTCGTCGACGTCTCCGGCTCCATGCAGTCACCCGACCGCCTGCCCCTGGCCAAGCGCGCCTTGAGGATGCTGGTGGACAACCTCCGCGATGGAGACACTGTCGCGCTCGTCACGTATGCGGGCGCCGTCCGACGCGTCCTGCCCCCCACGGGCATGGAGCGCAAGGCGCTCATCCACGCCGCCATCGAGGACCTCACCGCATCGGGCTCCACCGCGATGGGCTCCGGTATCGCGCTCGCCTACGAGGAAGCGATGAAGACCCTCGATGGCACCTCCACCTCGCGCGTCATCATCCTCTCGGATGGAGACGCCAACGTGGGGAAGACCTCACACGAGGAGATCCTCAAGGCCATCCGAGGCTTCGTGAAGGAGGGCATCACCCTCACCACGGTGGGCTTCGGCATGAGCAACTACAAGGACACGATGATGGAGCAGCTCGCGAACCAGGGGAACGGCAACAACTTCTACGTGGATTCCCTGATGGCCGCCCGCCGTGTCTTCCAGGAACAGCTCGGCGGCACCCTCGAAGTCATCGCGCAGGACGTGAAGATTCAGGTGGAGTTCGACCCCAAGCAGGTCACCCGCTATCGGCTCATCGGCTACGAGAACCGCGCCATCGCGGACCAGAGCTTTCGCGACGACCGCGTCGACGCGGGCGAGCTGGGCTCCGGTCACACCGTCACCGCGCTGTACGAGCTGGAGCTCGAGCCCGACGCGGGCGAGGGCCTGGCCACGGTGCGCGTGCGCGCGAAGAAGCCTCGCGGAACGACCGCCTCCGAGCGTGCGTACCGCTTCCATGCGAGCGCACTCGCGAAGACGTTCAAGGCGGCCCCCGCGGACCTGCGCTTCGCGACCGCGGTGATGGGCGCGGCGGAGCTGTTCCGTCGCAGTCCTCACGCGGAAGCGTGGAGCCTGGAGGCCGTGCAGGAGATGGCTCGCGCCGCGACCCCCGCGGGCAATGCGGAGCGTGAAGAATTCCTCGCGCTGTTGGCGCAAGCACGGCCCTTGATGCGCAGCGTGGCCGCGCGCTGA
- a CDS encoding ATP-binding protein — MSDDEKKAAPTPPQQGPQRLADLLRKAMTQAREKPAAGLAQLEADWKQREVERRQAEAAERARHEASQVAAWPEHLRQCHVPAETVAALSGDKVLDTPAIRAARYVLQEGLRTLLLSGGTGVGKTTGACHLFRLAVRDEMSAGQRMPKWDADAALFVRWSQLLRASETEGEDGQLLHRVHRVRVLVLDDVGGVQGEELGPRHREFLEALVDRRDTPGFVTAYTTQLSVQRREGAASDFANYVGARVVSRMSRQGTFHLADCGTRDLRRGGMS; from the coding sequence ATGAGTGATGACGAGAAGAAGGCAGCGCCCACGCCACCGCAGCAGGGGCCCCAGCGCCTGGCGGACCTGCTGCGCAAGGCGATGACGCAGGCCCGCGAGAAGCCCGCTGCGGGACTGGCCCAGCTCGAGGCCGACTGGAAGCAGCGGGAGGTGGAGCGGCGACAGGCCGAGGCGGCGGAGAGGGCCCGGCATGAGGCCTCCCAGGTTGCCGCGTGGCCAGAGCACCTGCGGCAGTGTCATGTGCCGGCGGAGACCGTGGCGGCTCTCTCTGGAGACAAGGTGCTCGATACCCCCGCGATCCGCGCGGCACGGTACGTCCTGCAGGAGGGGCTGCGGACGCTGCTGCTCTCCGGTGGCACTGGGGTGGGGAAGACGACGGGGGCATGTCACCTCTTCCGCCTCGCGGTGCGCGACGAGATGAGCGCGGGGCAGCGGATGCCGAAGTGGGACGCCGATGCGGCGCTCTTCGTCCGCTGGTCGCAGTTGCTCCGCGCCAGCGAGACCGAGGGCGAGGACGGGCAGCTGCTCCATCGGGTCCACCGGGTGCGTGTCCTGGTGCTGGATGACGTGGGGGGAGTGCAAGGCGAGGAGCTGGGCCCTCGCCACCGGGAGTTTCTCGAGGCGCTGGTGGACAGGCGGGACACGCCCGGCTTCGTGACGGCGTACACCACCCAGCTCTCCGTGCAGCGGCGAGAGGGTGCGGCCTCGGACTTCGCGAACTATGTTGGTGCTCGGGTCGTTTCGCGCATGAGCCGCCAGGGCACATTCCACCTGGCTGATTGTGGCACTCGAGATCTTCGCCGCGGGGGGATGTCTTGA
- a CDS encoding protein-tyrosine-phosphatase, with protein sequence MLIPPLAADASSAPLVLDDDGAEARQFRSTTQPPDMGGLEMRGLEVLRCSGSAQLSVSGYQDVVRRIAEVPRELLHVVDLRQESHGFLNGAAVSWYAESNWGAAGLSDAEAQSLEHQRLLLLSRSPRVRVNDVAGVKGRAPPSSRDWECHSVMDEARAFDLLPGRYARFPVTDHTRPRDTTVDSFIQWVRGLDERAHLHLHCRGGKGRTATFMCLLDMLHNARHVSLDALLDRQARLGGYDVRKAADPASPKAPFIAERRAFLARFHEYARENPKGGPLGWGEWLARRLTNSEPNPGAVD encoded by the coding sequence ATGCTCATCCCTCCACTCGCCGCAGATGCGTCCTCCGCCCCGCTCGTACTCGACGACGACGGCGCGGAGGCTCGCCAGTTCCGGTCGACGACGCAGCCTCCGGACATGGGGGGCCTCGAGATGCGAGGGCTAGAGGTGCTGCGTTGCTCGGGGAGCGCGCAGCTCTCGGTCTCGGGATATCAAGACGTCGTGCGGCGGATCGCGGAGGTGCCTCGGGAGCTGCTCCATGTCGTGGACCTCCGTCAGGAGTCCCATGGCTTCCTGAACGGAGCGGCGGTGAGTTGGTATGCCGAATCCAACTGGGGCGCCGCGGGGCTGTCCGACGCGGAGGCGCAGTCGCTCGAGCATCAGCGTCTGCTCCTGCTCTCGCGGTCACCTCGCGTGAGGGTGAATGACGTGGCGGGCGTGAAGGGACGCGCGCCTCCGTCCTCTCGTGATTGGGAGTGTCATTCGGTGATGGACGAAGCGCGGGCCTTCGACCTTCTCCCGGGTCGCTACGCCCGGTTCCCCGTCACCGACCACACCCGCCCTCGGGACACCACCGTGGACAGCTTCATCCAATGGGTGCGCGGGCTGGACGAGCGAGCCCATCTCCACCTGCATTGCCGAGGAGGCAAGGGGCGGACCGCCACGTTCATGTGTCTGCTCGACATGCTCCACAACGCCCGGCACGTCTCGCTGGACGCCTTGCTGGACCGCCAGGCACGTCTGGGGGGCTATGACGTGCGCAAGGCGGCCGACCCCGCCAGTCCCAAGGCACCGTTCATCGCCGAGCGGCGGGCCTTCCTGGCTCGATTCCACGAGTACGCCCGAGAGAATCCCAAGGGCGGGCCACTGGGGTGGGGGGAGTGGCTTGCTCGGCGGCTCACCAACTCCGAGCCAAATCCGGGAGCGGTGGATTAG
- a CDS encoding DUF692 domain-containing protein — protein sequence MTQAVSDAWTLPWRGLGLSSNLSTSDVPQPYRLLDSAPGLFDFVEYSAPLSLDEARTQASLFSEMWSRRAEVPVLFHPVHLNLWGPELEPVSALQALDAHARTVGSPWVGNDVGWWHSRGQPFPGYLYLTPPFSEAGLADCVAHALHVQSQLSMPLVLENPAVMARRGQWHVLDFMAKLHARTGLPLLLDLGHLFSHQLSSGLPLDAGLDGFPLEQVVEIHIAGGVVSRRGARAFYVDDHSQPVREELFQLLESVLPRCASLRAVTFEGDGHPAEVAQLSLKRLRRLVPQGARPPLQLRPPESLAVPPLTGESRPWELFEAGHAVVPAEKVEDPEGTLADQDFRLAVVAETLDKDWPLSRLLLAGTRAQLAAFTASREYRNLFEGGGRSLTQVFSAWAMRRLREQPDDGASAALSLEMLVPTAFMKAAPPPAPGQVGLTEEARPASFPVNLSELVFAARTVRRHLTARAWACGELDLSGLEALAQVARRPGAEPWSFAVRRKAPGHEVLNVSRGLAELLRELGSRPRAVESVPPEVLAEGLWHRLIRLGDTSGVERPLAQARPVR from the coding sequence ATGACGCAGGCTGTTTCGGATGCATGGACGTTGCCCTGGCGCGGCCTGGGGCTGAGCAGCAACCTGAGCACCTCGGATGTGCCTCAGCCCTACCGGCTGCTGGACTCCGCTCCGGGCCTCTTCGACTTCGTCGAGTACAGCGCGCCGCTCTCCCTCGATGAGGCGCGCACCCAGGCGAGCCTGTTCTCCGAGATGTGGAGCCGGCGCGCCGAGGTCCCCGTGCTCTTCCACCCCGTGCACCTCAACCTGTGGGGGCCGGAGCTGGAGCCTGTCTCGGCGCTCCAGGCGCTGGATGCCCATGCCCGCACCGTGGGCAGCCCGTGGGTGGGCAACGACGTGGGGTGGTGGCACTCGCGAGGCCAGCCCTTCCCGGGCTACCTCTACCTCACACCTCCGTTCAGCGAGGCGGGTCTGGCCGACTGCGTGGCGCATGCGCTCCATGTCCAGTCGCAGCTCTCCATGCCCCTCGTGCTGGAGAATCCCGCGGTCATGGCACGGCGGGGCCAGTGGCACGTCCTCGACTTCATGGCGAAGCTGCATGCCCGCACGGGACTGCCGCTGCTGTTGGACCTGGGGCACCTCTTCAGCCACCAGCTCTCCTCGGGGCTGCCCTTGGACGCGGGACTCGATGGCTTCCCGCTCGAGCAGGTGGTCGAGATCCACATCGCCGGCGGCGTCGTGTCGCGGCGAGGCGCGCGCGCGTTCTACGTGGATGACCACTCGCAGCCCGTGCGCGAGGAGCTGTTCCAGCTCCTGGAATCCGTCTTGCCGCGGTGTGCCTCGCTCCGGGCCGTCACCTTCGAGGGCGATGGCCACCCGGCCGAGGTGGCCCAGCTCTCCCTGAAGAGGCTGCGCCGGCTCGTCCCCCAGGGCGCCCGTCCTCCGCTTCAGCTGCGCCCCCCGGAGTCCCTCGCCGTGCCTCCGCTCACCGGGGAGAGTCGCCCCTGGGAGCTCTTCGAGGCGGGCCACGCGGTCGTGCCCGCGGAGAAGGTCGAGGACCCCGAGGGGACCCTGGCGGACCAGGACTTCCGCCTGGCCGTGGTGGCCGAGACGCTGGATAAGGACTGGCCGCTATCACGGCTGCTGCTCGCCGGGACCCGGGCGCAGCTGGCCGCCTTCACGGCCTCGCGAGAGTACCGGAACCTCTTCGAGGGGGGAGGGCGCTCGCTGACGCAGGTCTTCTCGGCCTGGGCGATGCGCCGGTTGCGGGAGCAACCCGATGACGGTGCCTCCGCCGCCCTGAGCCTGGAGATGCTTGTCCCCACCGCCTTCATGAAGGCCGCGCCCCCTCCGGCACCAGGGCAGGTGGGGCTGACGGAGGAGGCCCGTCCCGCCAGCTTCCCCGTGAATCTCTCCGAGCTGGTCTTCGCGGCGCGCACTGTACGCAGGCATCTCACCGCCCGTGCGTGGGCTTGCGGGGAGCTGGACCTGTCGGGACTGGAGGCGTTGGCCCAGGTGGCACGGCGCCCCGGTGCGGAGCCCTGGAGCTTCGCCGTCCGACGGAAGGCCCCCGGCCATGAGGTGCTGAACGTCTCGAGGGGGCTGGCGGAGCTGCTCCGGGAGCTGGGCTCACGGCCTCGGGCGGTGGAATCCGTGCCCCCGGAGGTGCTCGCCGAGGGCCTCTGGCACCGGCTGATCCGCCTGGGTGATACATCTGGAGTAGAGCGCCCCCTTGCACAGGCTCGTCCGGTAAGGTAG
- a CDS encoding response regulator transcription factor — protein MAERPTILVVDDDPHLRDIVRFALEQGGFRVEEAPDGQAAVDHVRRAPPALIVLDIMMPEMDGLEVCRAVRRSHELPIVFLSSRDDEVDRILGLELGGDDYLTKPFSPRELVARVKAVLRRARPTPKAPTDARPPLSRGPLKLDEELFRAWWSEKEVVLTVTEFHLLAALLRVPGKVFTRDEMMTRVYDDGVVSERTIDSHVRRVRQKFAAAGGEVIETVHGLGYRLALP, from the coding sequence GTGGCTGAACGTCCCACCATCCTCGTCGTCGATGATGATCCCCACCTGCGGGACATCGTCCGCTTCGCGCTGGAGCAAGGGGGCTTCCGCGTGGAGGAGGCCCCGGATGGACAGGCCGCGGTGGACCACGTCCGACGCGCGCCCCCCGCGCTCATCGTCCTGGACATCATGATGCCGGAGATGGACGGGCTCGAGGTGTGCCGGGCGGTCCGCCGCTCCCACGAGTTGCCCATCGTCTTCCTCTCCTCGCGCGACGACGAGGTGGACCGCATCCTCGGCCTGGAGCTGGGCGGCGACGACTACCTCACCAAGCCCTTCAGCCCCCGCGAGCTGGTGGCGCGCGTGAAGGCCGTCCTGCGCCGCGCGCGTCCGACACCGAAGGCCCCCACGGACGCCCGGCCACCGCTCTCGCGCGGCCCGCTGAAGCTGGACGAAGAGCTCTTCCGGGCCTGGTGGTCGGAGAAGGAGGTCGTCCTCACGGTGACGGAGTTCCACCTGCTCGCCGCGCTGCTGCGCGTCCCGGGCAAGGTCTTCACCCGCGACGAGATGATGACGCGCGTCTACGACGACGGCGTGGTGAGTGAGCGCACCATCGACAGCCACGTGCGTCGGGTGCGCCAGAAGTTCGCCGCGGCGGGCGGCGAAGTCATCGAGACAGTGCATGGCCTCGGCTACCGGCTCGCCCTCCCGTAG
- a CDS encoding alpha/beta fold hydrolase, which yields MIQATGTHLFTSLLPLEEGELLRNPQVAWAAYGEPCDGKAVVLLHDLSHSHRAVGPVEDSAYQPSGWARELVGPGLPLDPDTMPVIVPGLLGSPFGSTSPATVDLATGERLGLSLPPLTVLDMARGVSALLRARGLNHVRALVGVGLGAQVALRLAALFPDLSDAVVAIGAARALPEGVREKLGLAWQLLRADPDFREGLYEPDAMPRKTMRRLRLDFQKLLFGREYLSRRHADAEAVRTALEAEAESFSETFDASSWATLCSAYAGCDVADCFAQIRARVLLVAGNSDVLAPVNRVRDTYHLLSAAGVSARMVELPGPGDHGALLSEPERLRAPLGDFLRRVG from the coding sequence GTGATCCAGGCCACCGGCACCCACCTGTTCACCTCGCTCCTCCCTCTGGAGGAGGGCGAGCTCCTGCGCAACCCCCAGGTGGCCTGGGCGGCCTACGGAGAACCGTGCGACGGCAAAGCAGTGGTGTTGCTGCACGACCTGTCGCATTCGCACCGGGCAGTAGGTCCCGTGGAGGACTCCGCGTATCAGCCGTCCGGCTGGGCCCGTGAGCTGGTGGGGCCGGGGTTGCCGTTGGATCCCGACACCATGCCGGTCATCGTCCCCGGCTTGCTGGGCAGCCCGTTCGGCAGCACGTCACCGGCGACGGTGGACCTGGCCACGGGCGAGCGGCTGGGCCTGAGCCTGCCTCCGCTCACGGTGCTCGACATGGCGAGAGGCGTGTCGGCGCTCTTGAGGGCCCGAGGGCTGAACCACGTGCGAGCGCTGGTGGGCGTGGGGCTGGGCGCGCAGGTGGCGCTGCGGCTCGCGGCCCTCTTCCCCGACTTGTCGGACGCGGTGGTGGCCATCGGCGCGGCGCGGGCGCTCCCGGAGGGCGTGCGCGAGAAGCTGGGGCTGGCGTGGCAGCTGCTGCGCGCCGACCCGGACTTTCGCGAGGGCCTCTACGAGCCGGACGCCATGCCTCGCAAGACGATGCGGCGGCTGCGGCTGGACTTCCAGAAGCTCTTGTTCGGGCGCGAGTACCTGTCACGGCGCCACGCGGACGCGGAGGCGGTGCGCACCGCGCTCGAGGCAGAGGCCGAGTCCTTCTCGGAGACCTTCGATGCCTCCTCGTGGGCGACGCTCTGCTCGGCCTACGCGGGCTGCGACGTGGCGGACTGCTTCGCGCAGATTCGCGCGCGGGTGCTGCTGGTGGCGGGGAACTCGGACGTGCTGGCGCCGGTGAACCGGGTGCGGGACACGTACCACCTGCTCAGCGCCGCGGGCGTGAGCGCTCGGATGGTGGAGCTTCCGGGTCCGGGCGACCACGGGGCGCTCCTGTCCGAGCCGGAGCGACTGCGTGCGCCGCTGGGAGACTTCCTGCGGCGCGTGGGCTGA
- a CDS encoding cysteine synthase A, whose amino-acid sequence MAPRIGSLWDSVGNTPLLRISSLSRLTGCEILGKAEFMNPGGSIKDRAAKGMIQRAEAEGLLKPGGTIVEGTAGNTGIGLGLLGRERGYRVVVTMPDNQAREKYEYLEAMGVEVRKVPPVPFSNPAHFFHQARVLSEQHGWFWANQFENTANGDFHYETTGPEIWEQCEGKVDVLVASVGSGGTMSGVSRFLKEKNPSLRVVLVDPPGSGLYSFVREGKLESTGSSITEGIGIMRLTANFKAARVDEAMRLGDGEMLDMLYHLAREDALVVGTSAALNARAAYELARQNVGRGLRIVTFLCDHGSRYASKVFNADFLAAKQLQVKPLPTGRFAR is encoded by the coding sequence ATCAGCTCACTCAGCCGGCTCACCGGCTGCGAGATCCTGGGCAAGGCGGAGTTCATGAACCCTGGCGGGAGCATCAAGGACCGCGCCGCCAAGGGGATGATTCAACGCGCGGAGGCGGAGGGGCTGCTCAAGCCGGGCGGCACCATCGTCGAGGGCACCGCGGGCAACACGGGCATCGGCCTGGGCCTGCTGGGCCGTGAGCGGGGCTACCGCGTCGTGGTGACGATGCCGGACAACCAGGCGCGCGAGAAGTACGAGTACCTGGAGGCCATGGGCGTGGAGGTCCGCAAGGTGCCGCCCGTGCCGTTCTCCAACCCCGCCCACTTCTTCCACCAGGCGCGCGTGCTGTCCGAGCAGCACGGGTGGTTCTGGGCGAACCAGTTCGAGAACACGGCCAACGGCGACTTCCACTACGAGACGACGGGGCCCGAAATCTGGGAGCAGTGCGAGGGGAAGGTGGACGTGCTCGTCGCCTCCGTCGGCAGTGGCGGGACGATGTCGGGCGTCAGCCGCTTCCTCAAGGAGAAGAACCCCTCGCTGCGCGTCGTGCTGGTGGACCCGCCGGGCTCGGGCCTCTACAGCTTCGTGCGGGAGGGCAAGCTGGAGTCGACGGGCTCCTCCATCACCGAGGGCATCGGCATCATGCGCCTCACGGCCAACTTCAAGGCGGCCCGGGTGGATGAGGCCATGCGCCTGGGCGACGGAGAGATGCTGGACATGCTCTATCACCTGGCGCGCGAGGACGCGCTGGTGGTGGGCACCTCCGCGGCGCTCAACGCTCGCGCGGCCTATGAGCTGGCCCGACAGAACGTGGGCCGGGGCCTGCGCATCGTCACCTTCCTCTGCGACCACGGAAGCCGCTACGCCTCCAAGGTGTTCAACGCGGACTTCCTCGCCGCGAAGCAGCTCCAGGTGAAGCCGCTGCCCACGGGCCGCTTCGCTCGCTGA
- a CDS encoding GNAT family N-acetyltransferase: MALGSRAGEVVERPEVYLAACHVAWDMMNTAFLRAPVESEQGLAAAAASAARYFSMGKHPWSFIVSEDWLSPQVRAQAASILAWYKLKPLTSVTGMVCDRLAEPTRPPSPMDVRPVVNAWGRQAVADINALSYDMPRELGREAMDVESFFGTESRGFVACQGDAAASSSVVMRVDGVAYIALVATRPEHRRIGAAESAMRRALSEARESWGIERSVLHATEAGFPLYTRLGYRPVTRFTIYSAPAPGLS, translated from the coding sequence ATGGCCCTTGGGAGTCGCGCGGGCGAAGTGGTGGAGCGCCCGGAGGTCTATCTCGCCGCGTGTCATGTCGCGTGGGACATGATGAACACGGCGTTCCTCCGTGCCCCCGTGGAGTCCGAGCAGGGCCTGGCCGCGGCCGCCGCCTCCGCGGCCCGCTACTTCTCCATGGGCAAGCACCCCTGGTCCTTCATCGTGTCGGAGGACTGGCTGTCGCCCCAGGTGAGAGCCCAGGCCGCGTCCATCCTCGCCTGGTACAAGCTCAAGCCCCTCACCAGCGTCACCGGCATGGTGTGCGACCGGCTCGCCGAGCCCACCCGTCCGCCCTCTCCCATGGACGTCCGCCCCGTCGTCAACGCGTGGGGGCGTCAGGCCGTGGCCGACATCAACGCGCTCTCGTACGACATGCCTCGGGAGCTCGGCCGCGAGGCGATGGACGTGGAGAGCTTCTTCGGCACGGAGTCTCGCGGCTTCGTCGCATGTCAGGGCGACGCCGCCGCGAGCAGCTCGGTGGTGATGCGCGTGGACGGTGTCGCGTACATCGCCTTGGTCGCCACCCGCCCCGAGCACCGCCGCATCGGCGCCGCGGAGTCCGCCATGCGCCGCGCGCTGAGCGAAGCGCGTGAGAGCTGGGGCATCGAGCGCAGCGTGCTCCACGCCACCGAGGCCGGCTTCCCGCTCTACACCCGCCTGGGCTACCGCCCCGTGACGCGCTTCACCATCTACAGCGCACCCGCCCCGGGCCTGAGCTGA
- the udk gene encoding uridine kinase, which produces MTSSPLVIGIAGGTASGKTTVARKVREALADCRVAFIDQDSYYRDLKDLPIADRREVNFDHPDAFDIELLVRHLRELKAGRPIQKPVYDFVTSSRQPRTMGVDPGDIILIEGILVLHMKEVRDEMDVKIYVDADDDLRILRRLTRDIKDRGRDFDHVVSQYLRHVRPMHMGFVEPSKHFADIIIPHGGNNEIAISMLVGALRGKLSAPQPRE; this is translated from the coding sequence ATGACGTCGTCACCCCTCGTTATCGGAATCGCGGGTGGCACCGCGTCCGGCAAGACCACCGTCGCCCGAAAGGTCCGTGAGGCGCTTGCCGATTGCCGCGTGGCCTTCATTGATCAGGACTCGTACTACCGGGACCTGAAGGACCTCCCCATCGCCGACCGCCGGGAGGTCAACTTCGACCATCCCGATGCGTTCGACATTGAGTTGCTGGTGCGACACCTGCGGGAGTTGAAGGCGGGGCGTCCCATCCAGAAGCCGGTCTACGACTTCGTCACCTCGTCGCGTCAGCCCCGCACCATGGGCGTGGACCCGGGGGACATCATCCTCATCGAGGGCATCCTCGTCCTTCACATGAAGGAAGTGCGCGATGAGATGGACGTGAAGATCTACGTCGACGCGGACGACGACCTGCGGATCCTCCGGCGCCTCACCCGTGACATCAAGGACCGGGGCCGCGACTTCGACCACGTCGTCAGCCAGTACCTGCGCCACGTGCGCCCCATGCACATGGGCTTCGTGGAGCCGTCCAAGCACTTCGCGGACATCATCATTCCGCACGGCGGCAACAACGAGATCGCCATCAGCATGCTGGTGGGCGCGCTGCGGGGGAAGCTCTCCGCGCCGCAGCCTCGCGAGTAG